Sequence from the Deinococcus malanensis genome:
CAGGGTATAGACCGCCACCAGCGCCAGGAAGACCGGGAACATCTGGATAAAGATGAAGAACAGCAGGGTGTGAAAGCGCCCCGGGAACCGCAAACGAGCCATGGCGTACCCGGCAGTTGTGGACAGCAGAATGGCCAGCACCCCGGTAATGCCGGAGACCAGCAGCGTGTTGCGTACCGACAGGACGAACTTGCTCTCGTTGGTGCCACCCTGGAATTGGGCTGGCGTCAGGAAGAACACCAGCACCGCCAGCGAGGCAATCAGAATGCGCATCAGCCAGGTCCGGGTCTGCGACAGTCCCTCGCTGTCACGTCCCAGGCGGCCCACCAGGGCCAGCAGCAGCACACCCGTTAGCGCGGCGCCGGACAGCCCGGCCAGCAGGAGCTGCCACGAGGGCACCGTGACCCCTTCGAACAGCTGCCGGAAATTGTCCATGCTCAGGACGTCCAGCTTGGGCAGCAGACCCGTCTTGTACAGAATATTTGGGCTGCCGAAATCCGGGAAGGCGAACAGGCTGTTGCGCGGGTCGAAGGCGGCGATCAGCACGTACAGTAGCGGATAGATCGCGACCAGGGTCACCAGAATCAGAAACAGATGGGTCAGCTGATCGCCCAGGACCGCACCGTAGCCGATGCGGCGCCCGGTGCGGGCCTGGCCGATGCGCTGGCCGATCAGACTGGTCAGGGCCAGCACCCCGCTGGCGGCCAGCAGAAACAGCAGGAAGCGCACCCAGCCGCGCTCCACAAAGAAAATAGTGAAGCTCTTGGGCCGCCCCTGCATGTTGCGGGAGAGGAAATAGCCCAGTGCCACGAAGCCCCCAACGACCAAGGCGAGGAACAGCCACGGGAGTGCGCGCCGTAACAGCCCGGGCTCGTGGTGCACATAGCCGCCCGGAGGCAGATCCTTGGTACCAGCTTGCGGAGTTGCCGTCATCTGCGGGCCTCCTCAAAGACACCAGCAGCCTTGAAGTTCACCAGACTGATGGCCAGGGTCAGGAAGAAGATGATCAGGGCGATAGCACTGGCCAAAGCAAAATTCTGGCCGCCGCTGCTGGCAAAGGCGGTATTGAAGCCCCACGACAGCAGGATGTCGGTGCTCTGAGCTGTGGCCTCGCGGCCTTCCTGGGGCGGGCCGCCCTGGGTCAGCAGGTAGATGATGCCGAAGTTGTTGAAGTTGAATGCGAAGCCCGACAGCAGGATGGGAGTGAAACTCGAGCGCAGCAGCGGCAGGGTGATGCTCTGGATCTGCTGCCAGCGGCTGGCACCGTCGATGCTGGCCGCCTCGTACAGGTCTTCGTTGATGGTGCTCAGCGCACTGATGGTGGCCGTCATCATGTAGGGAAAGCCCAGCCATAGGTTGACCAGCAGCACGCTGATCTTGGCCCACAGAGGGTCACCCAGCCACGGTACGGCCGCAATGCCCAGCAGGCCCAGCCCCTTATTGACAATCCCGAACTGCTGATTGAGCAGGGCCTTCCACATCTGGACGCTGATCACCGCGGGAACCGCCCACGGCAGGAACAGCAGCGTGCGGTAGAAGTTGCGTCCCTTCAGGCGCTTGTTGAACAGCAGAATGCCCAGCACCAGTCCGGCCAGGGAGTTGATGACCACCGTGCTGAAGGCGAACACCACGGTCCAGACAAACACGGGAAGCAGCGCGCGGCTGGCTTTGCCGAAAA
This genomic interval carries:
- a CDS encoding sugar ABC transporter permease; the encoded protein is MTATPQAGTKDLPPGGYVHHEPGLLRRALPWLFLALVVGGFVALGYFLSRNMQGRPKSFTIFFVERGWVRFLLFLLAASGVLALTSLIGQRIGQARTGRRIGYGAVLGDQLTHLFLILVTLVAIYPLLYVLIAAFDPRNSLFAFPDFGSPNILYKTGLLPKLDVLSMDNFRQLFEGVTVPSWQLLLAGLSGAALTGVLLLALVGRLGRDSEGLSQTRTWLMRILIASLAVLVFFLTPAQFQGGTNESKFVLSVRNTLLVSGITGVLAILLSTTAGYAMARLRFPGRFHTLLFFIFIQMFPVFLALVAVYTLMVALGLSNTFTGLILAYSGGAIAFNTWIFKGYVESLPESLEEAAMVDGATRWQTFLRVVLPLSGGMLVFIFLNQFIGTYAEFILANILLTGVEKWTVGIMLLSFTQGQFSTKWGVFAAAATLGALPIVALFYGFQQYFVGGATAGGVKE
- a CDS encoding ABC transporter permease subunit, producing the protein MIASPPLPSRRPVKPPEGARGVLMAVLVLAALMGVAALIGWLASGLTARLAPTAPPYLLLVYTLGALLLLMPLVARLFPWIVNWYYLFPALVFLAAFTVLPIVLTVNYAFTNYNAVNSGNPDSAVRTAASLSANRRVVTLQETPQAGSVQEYLKCAQPSCAGDTIVLFDEEASVPVRARIAAVNGLNVTLAAPVAESLVVANATRINRYGYVGLANFREIFGKASRALLPVFVWTVVFAFSTVVINSLAGLVLGILLFNKRLKGRNFYRTLLFLPWAVPAVISVQMWKALLNQQFGIVNKGLGLLGIAAVPWLGDPLWAKISVLLVNLWLGFPYMMTATISALSTINEDLYEAASIDGASRWQQIQSITLPLLRSSFTPILLSGFAFNFNNFGIIYLLTQGGPPQEGREATAQSTDILLSWGFNTAFASSGGQNFALASAIALIIFFLTLAISLVNFKAAGVFEEARR